One Spinacia oleracea cultivar Varoflay chromosome 4, BTI_SOV_V1, whole genome shotgun sequence DNA segment encodes these proteins:
- the LOC130472536 gene encoding uncharacterized protein, producing the protein MNCKNNGFSGSAFHKLFWIAANAYNEYVFGKAMEKISEYNANATAYLNSCIEQWSRHKFDSTVCCDHNTTNFVESFNACTKPFRDMPVFSLLEAIRSWCMQRVGARFDKAVDMEEGQLTAYALKELEERTAESRLCYATACGGGEFEVRDGHVNFPIRLATRSCACGKWQICGIPCKHALRVIYDQRMNPHDFISPWFKAAAYKLTYAEHIHPMADPSQWPDFGLPSIQPPTIKRPSGRPAKKRKRGANEPKKGKRNTNVKCGKCREFGHNSRTCKSGGTSATGPSTSKSGAAGASTSNGGPNTRKRSKAAA; encoded by the exons ATGAATTGTAAGAACAATGGCTTCAGTGGATCTGCATTCCACAAGCTCTTTTGGATAGCTGCTAATGCATACAATGAGTATGTGTTTGGTAAGGCCATGGAAAAGATCAGTGAGTACAATGCAAATGCCACTGCATACTTGAACAGCTGCATTGAGCAGTGGTCTAGGCATAAGTTTGACTCTACTGtttgttgtgatcacaacacaACAAACTTTGTGGAGTCATTCAATGCATGCACAAAGCCCTTCAGAGACATGCCTGTCTTCTCATTATTGGAAG CAATCAGAAGTTGGTGTATGCAGAGGGTGGGGGCTAGATTTGACAAGGCAGTTGACATGGAGGAAGGTCAGCTCACTGCATATGCATTGAAAGAGTTAGAGGAGAGGACAGCTGAGTCCAGGTTATGTTATGCCACAGCATGTGGAGGGGGTGAATTTGAGGTTAGGGATGGACATGTCAACTTCCCAATTAGGCTTGCAACAAGAAGTTGTGCCTGTGGGAAGTGGCAGATCTGTGGAATCCCCTGCAAGCATGCACTGAGGGTCATATATGACCAAAGGATGAACCCCCATGATTTCATATCCCCATGGTTCAAGGCTGCTGCATACAAGCTAACCTATGCAGAACATATTCATCCTATGGCAGATCCATCTCAGTGGCCTGACTTTGGCCTTCCTTCCATTCAGCCTCCAACCATCAAAAGACCATCTGGCAGACCtgctaagaagagaaagagaggggCAAATGAACCAAAGAAAGGGAAGAGGAACACAAATGTGAAATGTGGAAAGTGTAGAGAGTTTGGTCACAACTCAAGAACATGCAAGAGTGGAGGAACAAGTGCCACTGGACCAAGCACTTCAAAGAGTGGTGCAGCAGGAGCAAGTACATCAAATGGGGGACCAAACACAAGGAAGAGGTCAAAGGCAGCTGCATAG
- the LOC130472006 gene encoding uncharacterized protein — MSAIWLLLRYGSHSFDIRVGDMEKYRLLKLFLDIFEESVKQDVFLPSTFSLYVEGPCGKVELNDDKTLRLLWGWNWGKDTAEIWVEGTDKPGLVFRNAVATIENHRKEKERQLKERQEELLRAQREEEEAMRKQQEREDILREIQEQMEYTVAMEVPVVDCEDMKVEYVRVISKDDADEVFPGCSQPQQTQESPKKQPTPPKHTNHVASKSKGKDKPASKKLTPKRRASAKQPTPQKQPTPPKQPTKQPAPPPPPPPPQKEPTQPKQQQHTPPPEHPTSPPQQQQHTPPPEHPTSPPQHHTPPPPPQNPTPPQNNQTDEPNNQAPPDQAQPVKKKGGRARPEGFRVNKVTAKKAGTWVSKGKGKGRKGIGRSKTPGVFADVGEICSEEESEDSDYEESDSEQEDVLNDWIDSDVDDEVIPDDIPDLGFEDCLNGSSKMDKAYKNGKIWTDQPYGSIKLEPWLIFHDKATFLEVLRSYCIQEGFGLSVERADNRRYTAVCAVESCDWRIHASRLFDNVSWAIKVISGSHRTCGRLEENPVVTSEWLCKHMLGEIEANPEIPVETLRRYAQEKFQLRVKKRLLYKVRSMAKGKLHGGWAEAYELLPRYAEMIKQTNPGSHALITWGASNGDVNPKFRACFFSFAAQVRGFLRGCRPIIGIDGAHLSGFYKGILLTAVGIDGNNEIFVLAYGIVDTESCDSWTYFMRCLRQMFEQEGCNKDDWTFISDRMKVCVLI, encoded by the coding sequence ATGAGTGCTATTTGGTTGTTACTACGTTATGGGTCACATAGTTTTGATATTAGAGTGGGAGACATGGAAAAATATCGTTTGTTGAAGTTGTTTCTTGATATCTTTGAGGAATCAGTTAAGCAAGATGTTTTTTTGCCTAGTACCTTTAGCTTGTATGTTGAGGGTCCTTGTGGTAAGGTTGAATTGAATGATGATAAGACTTTAAGGCTTCTGTGGGGATGGAATTGGGGTAAAGACACTGCTGAAATTTGGGTTGAGGGAACAGATAAACCAGGATTGGTGTTTAGGAATGCTGTTGCAACAATTGAGAATCATAGAAAGGAAAAAGAGAGACAACTTAAGGAGAGACAAGAGGAACTGTTGAGGGCTCaaagagaggaggaagaggCAATGAGGAAACAACAGGAAAGGGAGGACATTTTGAGGGAAATACAGGAACAAATGGAGTACACTGTGGCTATGGAGGTCCCTGTTGTTGATTGTGAGGACATGAAGGTTGAGTATGTGAGAGTCATTAGCAAAGATGATGCTGATGAGGTGTTTCCAGGTTGCTCTCAACCACAACAAACACAAGAATCCCCAAAGAAACAACCCACCCCACCCAAACACACAAATCATGTTGCTTCTAAGTCAAAAGGCAAGGATAAGCCTGCTTCTAAGAAACTAACCCCCAAAAGGAGGGCATCAGCTAAACAACCCACCCCACAGAAACAACCCACCCCACCTAAACAACCCACCAAACAACCTgcaccaccacccccaccaccCCCACCACAGAAAGAACCCACCCaaccaaaacaacaacaacacacaccacCACCAGAACATCCCACCTCtccaccacaacaacaacaacacacaccacCACCAGAACATCCCACCTCTCCACCACAACATCAcacccctccaccaccaccacaaaatCCCACTCCACCACAGAACAACCAAACTGATGAGCCTAACAATCAAGCACCACCTGATCAAGCTCAGCCAGTGAAAAAGAAGGGGGGCAGAGCTAGACCTGAGGGGTTTAGGGTTAACAAAGTCACTGCTAAGAAGGCTGGAACTTGGGTTTCCAAGGGAAAGGGAAAAGGGAGAAAGGGTATAGGAAGGTCTAAGACACCAGGGGTTTTTGCTGATGTTGGTGAGATATGTTCAGAAGAGGAGAGTGAGGATTCTGATTATGAGGAATCAGATTCTGAACAAGAGGATGTTCTGAATGATTGGATTGATtctgatgttgatgatgaggtGATTCCTGATGATATTCCTGATTTGGGGTTTGAGGATTGTCTAAATGGTTCCTCAAAGATGGACAAGGCCtataaaaatggaaaaatatgGACTGATCAACCATATGGGTCCATTAAGTTAGAACCCTGGTTGATCTTTCATGATAAGGCCACATTTCTTGAAGTGTTGAGAAGTTACTGCATACAGGAGGGGTTTGGGCTTAGTGTTGAGAGGGCTGACAATAGGAGGTACACAGCAGTGTGTGCAGTGGAGTCATGTGACTGGAGGATACATGCCAGTAGGTTGTTTGACAATGTTAGCTGGGCCATTAAGGTGATCAGTGGGTCCCACAGAACTTGTGGGAGGCTTGAGGAGAATCCAGTGGTGACCTCTGAGTGGTTGTGTAAGCATATGTTGGGGGAAATAGAGGCAAATCCAGAGATTCCAGTGGAGACATTGAGGAGGTATGCACAGGAGAAGTTTCAGTTGAGGGTGAAAAAGAGGCTATTGTACAAGGTCAGGAGTATGGCAAAGGGAAAGCTGCATGGTGGTTGGGCTGAAGCATATGAGTTGTTGCCTAGATATGCTGAGATGATTAAGCAAACAAACCCAGGGAGTCATGCACTTATAACATGGGGGGCCAGTAATGGGGATGTGAACCCAAAATTCAGAGCTTGCTTCTTCTCATTTGCTGCACAAGTCAGGGGGTTTCTAAGGGGTTGTAGGCCCATAATTGGAATAGATGGGGCTCATTTAAGTGGTTTCTACAAGGGCATTCTACTGACAGCAGTTGGCATAGATGGGAACAATGAAATTTTTGTTCTTGCCTATGGGATAGTAGACACTGAGAGTTGTGACAGTTGGACCTACTTCATGAGATGTTTGAGGCAAATGTTTGAGCAGGAGGGTTGCAACAAAGATGATTGGACCTTCATCAGTGATAGGATGAAGGTATGTGTACTGATCTGA
- the LOC110778398 gene encoding LYR motif-containing protein At3g19508 isoform X2, protein MVVGEMHKTLRAYTEVLRLIRRLPKDTRSYYAKYARENFVNYREVDAADTAAMDDLLKRTYTHSLWVLNKYSVNESVAEKLKNVCCSQ, encoded by the exons ATGGTAGTAGGGGAAATGCATAAGACATTGAGAGCATACACAGAGGTGCTGCGGCTGATTAGGCGGCTTCCGAAAGATACACGTTCTTATTACGCGAAGTATGCTCGCGAAAACTTCGTCAATTACAGAGAAGTTGACGCCGCCGACACTGCCGCCATGGATGATCTTCTCAAGCGCACTTACACTCATTCTTTGTGGGTCCTTAACAAG TATTCTGTGAATGAATCTGTGGCGGAGAAGCTGAAGAACGTGTGCTGTAGTCAGTGA
- the LOC110778398 gene encoding transcription factor bHLH113 isoform X1, which translates to MGENGGIGGGIDLPGGSFSRLLLSSDDVEEKCFSVDSSVFPTPLFSSNTPNMLCFGDFISKNTPLFTLTGGNITNLTTSTTHSNKRRNEPGKEFGHGDGNGQNQKNGVKKNKSEMGPIVTSSPGHAKNKKQGRRENLGERITVLQQLVSPYGKTDTSSVLHEAMGYIRFLHDQVKVLSTPYLNSKCSPSSSSPHHTITVKGELVEDSHSTEGLRSRGLCLVPLECILHVASTNGADFWSSATVTSPAP; encoded by the exons ATGGGTGAAAATGGAGGAATTGGTGGAGGAATTGATCTTCCAGGTGGGAGTTTTTCAAGGTTGCTTTTGTCATCAGATGATGTTGAAGAAAAGTGCTTTTCTGTGGATTCCTCTGTTTTTCCTACCCCTTTGTTTTCTTCTAATACCCCAAATATGCTCTGTTTTGGTGATTTTATCTCTAAAAATACACCATTATTTACTCTTACTGGTGGCAATATTACTAACCTCACTACCAGTACCACCCACTCCAAT AAGAGGAGAAATGAACCGGGTAAAGAATTCGGGCATGGGGATGGAAATGGTCAGAATCAGAAGAATGGGGTGAAGAAGAATAAGTCAGAAATGGGGCCCATTGTTACTTCTTCACCCGGGCATGCAAAG AACAAAAAacaggggaggagagagaatcttGGAGAGAGGATCACTGTATTGCAGCAGCTTGTATCTCCCTATGGCAAG ACAGATACATCTTCAGTGTTACATGAAGCAATGGGATACATACGGTTCCTACACGACCAAGTGAAGGTGCTCTCTACACCCTACTTGAATTCAAAGTGTTCACCATCTTCGTCGTCTCCTCATCACACCATTACT GTAAAGGGGGAACTTGTGGAGGATTCTCATTCAACAGAGGGTCTAAGGAGCAGGGGACTGTGTTTGGTTCCGTTAGAATGCATCCTCCACGTAGCGAGTACCAACGGTGCTGATTTCTGGTCATCTGCTACTGTAACTTCACCCGCCCCATGA